The segment TCACATGAATAAGGCTTTTCATTTGTGTGAATTACCAAATGTCTATTTAAAGCACTTTtcgtagaaaaaaatttattacatgcaTCACAAGAATAAGGTTTTTCATTCGTATGAGTTCGATAATGCTCAGTTAGATTACATTTCTgagaaaaacttttattgcataCATCACACGGAtaaggtttttcatttgtatgaattCGATAATGCTTGGTAAAGTAACTTTTCTgagaaaaacttttattgcaCACATCACAAACAtaaggtttttcatttgtatgagttcGATAATGCtttgttaaattacttttttgagcAAATTCTTTGTTGCACAAAACAcatgtatatttttcattcaaatgaatttgATTATGCTGCATTAAATGAACTTTCCAagaaaaatttttcttgcatACAATGCAAGAATAGGGTTTTTCAGTTGAATGAGAGCGCAAATGTCTTTTGAAAGACCATCTCTTAGGAAAAACTTTATTGCAGATATCACAGGTGAGAAATTTATCATCCGCGCGAGTTAGGATTTGCACGTTCTCATCAGTATGAGATTCTTTAGAGCACTTATCACTAATCAAATCTTTTTTATCCGATTCGATAGAAGTCTCCATCATTAATCTACTAACAGTTTAATTGAAAACGTAAcagtgattatttttcttcagatattCTTTTCATCTGTACAAATGccagcttcattttttaaaattctatttcgaaGAAAACTGAATCTTCATTACATCTCGGGATTTTCAAAAATCACCtggaaaagaaaatgcattttataccatcattttatttttccattaattgaCACCTCTAAAGACTTAAGTGCTTAATGCTTATGATTGGAGGGggacagaaatattaaattaaaagaatgaataaaactgttgaaaataaaacctaatcgattatcaaaaacatttagtATAGGAGTGGCCATCACACcacagatttattttaaacttctgcAATTCCCTCTCTTAATTATGGTTTGCTATGTTTGTTCAATGATTCGTATCTAcacttttctacatatattttttgtcatataaacgcaattaaatcctttttacatcctgttttaattttaaaaacatttactcaTTTCAATAGTCTACTTTATTATCAGGCTTGATTtacataatttgcaaaatttacattttatttaaaaccacaAATATATGCAAACCAATTTATACGACTGTCTAAAAAGTGTCCGACCTTTGGCcaggaaaatattttaccttACATGACGAAATTGGGGCTATAATCATCTTCAAAGCAGGCCTTTTGTACCTTCACACACTTAGGCCACCGATCCTTCCACTGCCGAAAACACTTCAGGAAGTCATCTTTTTGAATGGTGTTCATCTCAATTGTCGCGTTCTGCAGTATCTCTTCTCTACTCTCAAAATGGGATCCTTTCAAGGCATCATCAATTTCGGAAACTACCAGAAGTCGCAAGGAGCCATATCTGGGGAGTAGGGAGATTGAGAGACTGGAATTTCGTGCTTCGCAAAGAAAGTCTGGATCAGGTGTGACGGATGAGCCGGAGCATTGTCACGATACAACTGCCAGTTTTTCGTCATCCAGTCTGATCTTTTACGCCGAACTGCATCTCTGAGTCGGAGTAGAATTTGTTAATAGTACTCTTTTGTCACTGTTTGTCCTTCCAATGCGTATTCGTAACCCTCCCTACCATTTTTGAACCGGTTAAACTACACCTTCACTTGTGTTATCCCCATTGCATTGTCTCCAAACACTTTCTAAATCTTACAAATTGTTTCGCTTTGAGATCAGcaagcttttgaaaaaatttgatgcAGTATCTTTGCTTAGCTCGTTCAGTCATCTTGAGAGAAATCAAAAATTCGACGAACACTTATGATAGCACCTTGCTCAGCGGCCAGCAGGCAGCGACTGACACACTCGAAGACGgcggaaaaaaaatcaagcacgCGAATTAAGTTGTTTCTTCCACTGTAGCATCATTACTGTAAGCAGGAAAACTCAAGGTTGGATAATTTTTAGACAGTCCACgtacatttaacattttcattggGCATAACAAAAGTTTCCACATTACGAAGTACTGCATTCAACTTTTATGTATACTTCTGTTTAAGATGTAAGGTAAAAAAGTAGTTGCCCATGTCCCGATATCGataagtttgaataaaatcatcTTAATCAGAATCAACAAGAATTAGGGGGAAGGGGAAGGGAGACAGTGATCTCCATCAAAAATGGAAAATAGTTTGTCACTGTCTCCTCTATCCATCCACATGATTCTGGCTTCTTCCAttgatttaaatttggaatttgcaatcaatacattattaaaatttaaataaaacagcaaaTGAGAAGTAGGAACCAATAAACTCTCCGGTACACAGCATCCCTAGTACCATATAAATACGGTACAATGTTGTATTACACTggacaatatttgcaatattgtgaaatattgattgatatataatatcgcacaatattatacaatattgttcaaCAACCTGTGCTACCTAGGAAAATGTCTGGCCCAAATGGGATGAAAATTGATTTCACTCTTTATccgttgtataaaaaaaatctgtaaatgcaGAACAAACTAAATAAGGAAAAGACAACCAAAATAagggaaattttcaaaaaaaacaaacaaaaaacattctGCATTTAAGGATTTTATGCAGCTTTCAATTTAAGTCATTTCACGGTCCTTTATGGTCATACCCAACGCTTAcattctcttaaatataaaaataaattattgaagacaAATGCGGCGGTTTGAAACAATTTTCAACAGCTACTAAAATTTTGCTGCAAAGGCCGTAGCCTGGATTTATTTTCTTGAAggcagaaacaaaaatatttttgtttggcCTTTAAAATCATCACAGTTTCAGTCAGGCTAATTTCTCAAAATACGAATCAGCGTACGATTTCGTATCTTTTACATGGAACAGGGTAAATCAATTCCTGTTCAGCATCCGCATCATCCATTCCTcagaaaagaatatgaaaattcaaCTAATGATAAAACTAGAATGATTTGAAACCCAGAGGGTAGGTTTGTTCTAATAAAAGGAATAGAGCGAGACATTGTGCACAAAGCAAACAAGAGATATCCACCATTCAAGAAATGGCCACTTACGATTCTCACAAGAGTACAATGAATGATGCACTAATGTATGACAATCACTTCCAGATAATTAAGAACATTTCATTGTTTACCTTGTTGCCATAGAAACTAGAATTTCATTGTAATTGATCATGCATTAGAAAACTGACAAATCTGGTAGATAAGACAGAGGaagtagaagaaatttttgataaatctggATTATTTGTGCCCGATGAGGGAAATACAGCGGCCATACAACAATTTGATTAGGAAAACAAGTCGTAAACGGCAACAGTCACTTTaagaattagatgaataaaatgtgataaaaaaattatattttattgatcaaACAAGTCAGAAATGATCTATTTtcatcaaagaaatgaaaatatgacatttttgacAATGGTCACGATTGATTACGTAGTTTAAAAGAGCTATGTGACCAAAATCTTATAAGGGACTATATAAGAGAAAACAAAACTGAACAATTTTGTTGCATgtaattatggaattttttaaaacgttAGTAAAGAATCCTTTTAATATTGCTGCTGTAACTAAATAACTGttggaatcaaattttacatttcagcAAGATAAATGATATTAAGGCTAGAATATCAATAGTAACAGAATAGTTTCAAAatactatattataaaatataaagaatatgcaGAATATGAATGTCTCCTTTTATCTTgctttatatatgtgtgtgtgtataaatacatatatttttgagcagtttctggccgaagacagagaagatactttgaatttttaaatttcacttttatttcatcccgggaggcataatttatatacaagcaaAAGGCAACGAGATACGTCAATCTAATCGAAGCGAACGGGAAAAGAacgacagaaatatttttcctgatgattatataccatgagattctgatagggatttctttacacgtgtcgatttaggtaagatTTATTTTACGTATCTTTCAAACGAATTTGTTTAGGTtggcagatttttatcccttcattcggagcGGAGAACTGCtgatataagcatttttaaagagcttctgttgcattaatgacataaaaaaaggtggaattcgATCAGGAATTAagacaatattttagaatgaaataatatggtctaatttaagataaagattaaaaatcattatatatatatatactatatatatatatatatatataaaagtattagaatcaagttaataggaaaaacaaaaaccaaataaaaattaaaccaaaaaaattattaaaaaatattaaaaaagaatccggcctgatatatttttaatattttttaataatttttgggtttaatttttatttggtttttgtttttcctattaacttgattctaatacttttgtatcaattcatctgtgttttagaagtagctgcaattgcgctctctaaatactatgaagttcctttttggttttagtttaaataggtaataaattttagttgcgatttcgaaactgttttgtttcgttttcattttagtttcgttttcaaactttttcttactttagattggttatatatatatatatatatatatatatatatatatatatatatatatatatatatatttaaaaaataaatatgctctCAGTTTTTTGAGTTTAGAGCcatcataaataatattctccAGCTTGATTTTGACATCACAATATACCAAGacagtataataatatatatttagaatatcaatATATACAGACACAAGCTTGGAACCAAAGAAACTGGACttcatataataatgaattgtggcaaagataaataacaagaattaaataagtaatattaatattttaaatatttttattttattacatagatTCTATGTAAGAtagattaaagaagaaaattcttctatttatatgtaaaatgagGGGGAAAGTAAACATATTACTAATGGAAAGATTCttctaatgaaaaagaaaagaaaattttgcctATCAtggatttattttacaaaaattatttttatcaattttaactacaaagtatatttcaagaaatttaaatatttagaattatttgcattttcttacatataataatcacaaaaaaaatcatataattaaaaataaagcagctACAAAGTGAGTGATAAAGCAGCTACAAAGCATTTTATATAGcatgtcaaataaaatattgaaaaatactgACATCCCTTGTAATGAAAAGAATCAAATCCACACttgcagatagaaaaaaaaaatcctttatttttgtttgaactcaaataagtttaaaacaatCCTTTGGCTGTGCTTATatcagattcttttaattaaacatattaccaataagaaaataatgatagcCACCTATTTAAGTTATGGGAAGTTAACAAGAaggtttaagaatattttatccttccaaaaatagacatttttacagatatttaaatttttaaattgtattacagTGTACACAATTTAATAcagttaaattgtattaaattgtattacaattgtattaaattgtattaaattttattaaatttttaaattgtattacaattaaaaataagagaataatgcaaaatttacataattcagGAGATCATGATAACATCTTGTAATCATGATCATTTGGCACATTTATCAATTCTcatgaaaattatcagaaaaaaaaacacttactattttatggtattattctggaagaataaaaatgaatttgttccAAACCTTatctttaactaaaaatattttataatttaattagtatcttcaaaatatgcttaatttttttttattttctggagaTTTGCTTAGCTAAAATggggatatattttaataatacaatgataataaaaaaatcttagaaattaaataaaattttaaaaattcatttaacctTAGCAATATAGATTTCAAAATGACtatagcatattaattaaatgctgaaaaatattaataatgcttaaatatgaaaaaaattaatcacttccTGCAGAGAATAGCTAAAGGCTGCAGATAGCTGTAGCTATTAGCTATAACTgcaaatagctttaaaaatataacattaacattttggtataaaataaaaagattcttcATCATTCCTATTGGAATCATACAATGTTTCCCCATTTGTTCTGTTCCTTCAAAATCTTACTATTTCCTATTATGACAATAAAATAGCGCTGAAAAGATTTATGTTAAGTTCAGTTcgatagaaatgaaataaataagaaatgcaagaaaatatatttgatgctAAGATTAGAGCTATTTAAGGTGAATTAAAGGTCTTAAAATAACTCTTCCTACATGATATCTTTATATCAAGACAATTTCTTAAtgctttgtttaaatttataagtacAAATCAAGAAGTTTCTCTTTTACCTCAGATGAATGCTTGACTCCATACTacagtttgtttacatttttggtAGAGACACTTTCTTCATGTTGATAGTTAGCGATTGGCTCTAATGGCACAGAGTTCACTTTCAGAAAGAATCTGCTCTCCCGAGTCCGCAGCGTGAACGGCTCAATCTGAATCAGACAAAACAGACCTGAGTATTGTTCACTTTTATAGAATAATTGCTTTGGgggaatttatttctataataagcACCCGAAAATGTAGAATTGTAAAGTCCTCTATGTTTTCctcttcatcttatttttaattcttgtacattttaatttttgtaagatggCAACACTGGTTGCCTAGCAACAAgggatatcataaaaaaaaatcagttgtgtTCTTTTTTTAAGTCATAGTGTCAtctaattttgttcatttaacgagttaatatttaaagagttaataaacttttaacataaaatatccactttaGAATGCGGTAAATTTGTATCAATAATACTACTAAGTTCTGTTGAAGTctataattttgtctaaaaatctAACAGGTTAGTAAAATTGCTGCGTACACCGAAATTTTTCAAAacgctataaatattttttaatacaaaaaaaaaacacacacacaatttctTAGAATAGTCAATCGCATTCCTGTCTACATATAGATAGAgctaaatttacatatttattaagatCTTTACGACAATattatactgaaattaaattttctttcattttttaaagaagataagAATATATGATGAATTCTGATAATGATATTCTTTGCAATAGAAGATTCTTTACTTGAAgaaatctgataaatttaattttaaaaaagtcattgtGTCAAATCGGATGTGAACTCCTTCAAACTATCAGAGTTTtggtcaataaattaaatatcgaatATATACCGCAAATTCGAGTCTGCAATTTCATAGTTTTGAATCATCATTAATGAATAGATCGCACTGAATCATCATTAATGAATAGATACCAAGCTCATTTAAGgtaataaaaactgtttaaaaataaagatagtttCTTATTTGATTATAAGAAAGCATGAATTCATCAGTATGAGAGGTAAATAACTCTCTCTTGCTGATTTGATTTGTATTTTGACTATGAAGAGACAGTACAGGGAACTCTGCCCTTTCAAAATGTTCATTACACTTTTGCCAGTCATTATGTAATACCATGTCAAATATATTaccaaaattaattatcatttgatataattaaaattgcctTTCTAATGGTATTTCTTGttgttctgaatatttatttgattgtcaataataatttttaaaaaatctggttctctttttaaaaagaaatgttacatTATGAAATAGTTGTGAATGATTTGTAGGGATATCCAACTGTTGACCCAAGGTAAAGTTCCTCAATCTCCTGTCTTGTACGCATACATGCTCACCAAACTCCTAGGGCTGTATAGTAATTACGATGAAAGGTGCATTGTCAGATATctgcaaatgtttatttttgttagattttttaagaagaaagatAGAAGAGGTTTTTTTATTGAGTAATCTATATAAAGAAACATTAACAACATAATaggtatcaaaattaaatttaaaaaggacaaataaaacaaaaacgtaCCTAATCGAAATCTATGGAAAGGTACTTTTGTTTCTCAACGTATCATCTCTCTGCAGAATAAAATCCACCAAAATTGAAAGGTATAAGATGCTGataaaaggcagaaaataaaatcaagcacagttggaagaaaaataaaatattatattttattaaaaaaaatacatttcttgcaAGGTAATGACGAAATTCACAGCTTATTCATAAATACCGCTTATTATAACAgagagttttgatataaaaactttgtcctctggtattggtgggtaaaaaaattatttcataaaatcccggcttattcggtttttttttttttttttttttttaatccggtCTGTCCTTTTGCAATATCAGGTCGGATTTTCAGGAGTGTAGTGCATATCATATAACGTTTCTTCATTTGTTTTGATACATCAATGCCTATTCAGACGAACTTTCCTGGAAAATGCTTGAATATATGCATTACTAATTAAaagatttcttctttaaatgaGTATGAAGGTGCCTATTTAAACTATAAGTTCGAGAAAATTTTCTACTACATACATGGCAAGAGTAAGGTTTTTCCTTTGTATGAGCTCGATAATGCACATTTAAATTACCTATCTGAGAAAACTGTTTATTACATACATCACAAGAATAAGGCTTTTCGCCTGTATGAGTTCGATAATGaccattcaaaaaaattttcgcAGAAAAAGACTTGCCGCATACATCACAAGAATAGGCTTTTACATGAATCTTATAATGGATATTTAGAAGATATCTTTCAGGAAATCTTTTCGTACATACATCACAGGAATAAGGTTTTTCATTTGTGTGAATTACCAAATgtctatttaaagcatttttcgtagaaaaacatttattacatgCATCACAGGAATAAGGCTTTTCATTTGTGTGAATTACCAAATGTCTATTTAGAGCACTTTtcgtagaaaaaaatttattacatgcaTCACAAGAATAAGGTTTTTCATTCGTATGAGTTCGATAATGCTCAGTTAGATTATATTTCTGAGAATAACTTTTACTGCATACATCACACGAATacggtttttcatttgtatggaTTCGATAATGCTTAGTAAAGTAACTTTTCTgagaaaaacttttattgcataCATCACAAACAtaaggtttttcatttgtatgagttcGATAATGCTTTGTTAAACTACTTTTTTGAGCAAATTCTTTGTTGCACAAAACAcatgtatatttttcattcaaatgaatttgATTATGCTGCATTAAATGAACTTTCCAagaaaaatttttcttgcatACAATGCAAGAATAGGGTTTTTCAGTTGAATGAGAGCGCAAATGTCTTTTGAAAGACCATCTCTTAGGAAAAACTTTATTGCAGATATCACAGGTGAGAAATTTATCATCCGTGCGAGTTAGGATTTGCACGTTCTCATCAGTATGAGATTCTTTAGAGCACTTATCACTAATCAAATCTTTTTTATCCGATTCGATAGAAGTCTCCATCATTAATCTACTAACAGTTTAATTGAAAACGTAAcagtgattatttttcttcagatattCTTTTCATCTGTACAAATGccagcttcattttttaaaattctatttcgaaGAAAACTGAATCTTCATTACATCTCGGGATTTTCAAAAATCACCtggaaaagaaaatgcattttataccatcattttatttttccattaattaacaCCTCTAAAGACTTAAGTGCTTAATGCTTATGATTGGAGGGggactgaaatattaaattaaaagaatgaataaaactgttgaaaataaaacctaatcgattatcaaaaacatttagtATAGGAGTGGCCATCACACcacagatttattttaaacttctgcAATTCCCTCTCTTAATTATAGTTTGCTATGTTTGTTCAATGATACGCATCTACACTtttctagatatatttttttgtcatataaacgcaattaaatcctttttacatctgttttaattttaaaaacatttactcaTTTCAATAGTCTACTTTATTATCAGGCTTGATTtacataatttgcaaaatttacattttatttaaaaccacaAATATATGCAAACCAATTCATACGACTGTCTAAAAAGTGTCTGACCTTTggccagaaaaaaatattttaccttactTGACGAAATTGGGGCCATAATCATCTTCAAAACAGACCCTTTGCACCTTCACACATTTTGTCCACCGATCCTTCCACTGCCGAAAAAACTTCTGGAAAGCATCTTTTCTCAATTGTTGCGTTCTGCAGTATCTCTTCTCTACTCTCAAAACGGGATCCTTTCAGGGATCATCAATTTCGGAAACAGCCAGAATTCGCAAGGAGCCATATCTGGGGAGTAGGGAGGTTGAGAGATGACTGGAATTCCGTGCTCCGCAAAGAAAGTCTGGATCAGGTGTGACGAATGAGCCAGGGCATTATCACGATGCAACTGCCAGTTTTTTGTCATCCAGAGGTCTGGTCTTTTGCGCCGAACTGCATCTCTGAGTCGGAGTAGAATTTGTTAATAGTATTCTTTTGTTACTGTTTGTCCTTCTAATGCGTATCGTAATCTTCCCCACCATTTTTGTACCGATTAAATTACACCTTCACTTGTGTTATCTTCATTGCATTGTCTCCAAACACTTTCTAAATCTTACAAACTGTTTCGCTTTGAGATCACgaagcttttgaaaaaatttgatgcAGTATCTTTGCTTAGTTTGTTCAGTCATCTTGAGAGAAATCAAAAATTCGATGAACACTTATGATAACACCTTGCTCAGCGGCTAACAGGCAGCGACTGACACACTCGAAGAcggcgaaaaaaaaattcaagcacgCGAATTAAGTTGTCTCTTCCACTGTAGCATCATTACTGTAAACAGGAAAACTCATGGTTGGATACTTTTTAGACAGCCCTCgtacatttaacattttcattggGCATAGTAGAAGTTTCCGCATTACAAAGTACTGCATTCAACTTTTATGTCTACTTCTGGTTAAGATGTAAGGTAAAAAAGTAGTTGTCCATGTCCCGATATCGataagtttgaataaaatcatcTTAATCAGAATCAACCAGAATTAGGGGGAAGGGGAAGGGAGACAGTCATCTCCATCACAAATGGAAAATAGTTTTGTCACTGTCTCCTCTACCCATCCACATGATTCTGGCTTCttccattgatttaaatttagaatttgcaaTCAAAACAtcgttataatttaaataaaacagcaaaTGAGAAGAAGGAACAAATAAACCCTCGGTACGCAGCATCCCATGTACCATATAAATACGgtacaattagggattgcaataccggtataccgggataccgaataccggtattttgagccaattgtacaatttcgtaataccggtattcacaagtttaaataccggtttttcggtatttactagaaatttctaaaattgtctcctctatatgttcaggtatcgcgaacctagcaaaatagtatacgtttttgtttttatgtctccctaacgggcgaaattaatcagccaattaatggcttaaatctaaattagcgaaacatggattatccctgaaagaaaatattgtatccataacgactgatggggccacaattatgaaaaaagttggaaagttgattggtgcaaagcagcagttgtgctatgcacatggaattcaattaggagtaatagatgtattataccaaaaaaaaaaaaaaataaagaacagatgaatccaaatactgtggatatagaaatttcggattccaactttgaagagagtaagagtgagagtgatattgacaatgaagataatgacaatgtaattcttgaagaagatattgctaataaggatgaaatattaacctatcaagaattgcttcctataatttataaagttcgaaaaattgttaagaaatttaaatattcccctataaaaaggatatattactaaaatatatactaactgaaaataaaatagaatatatgttaatattagattctaaaacaagttggaacagtttactcctaatgatggaacgatttttgaaactgagaaatccaattcaaaaagcaataaccgacctaaacctgtaaattaatttttcagatagtgaattcaacttaatatccagaactatatcagctctacctccaataaaactgactattgaggcattatggcggagagattctaatttattaacagctaatgcaacaataaatttcatgatgcagtcactgaaagaacagtacacatcactatctgaagaattatagattacattgaaaaatcgcacagaagataggcattccaaaatagaaaatgtcttatgatatttacataattataatgattttaaaaatgaaaaagaaaagaaaagaaccaattcagaTGTGatttttagagtaaattttcttaaaattttttacccacaaacctatccagattcagaagaattcggttcaattatcgaagattatgatgtcactactgtcgatagtgaaaaggaattgtttcttgaacaaaaattagaattagcgataaataaaaaaatctcaacgaaccaaaatacaatacaaaaattagctatatccaaaaccatccgacaagaaatcgatttgtttgaagatgagggatttagaggtaaatactcggaaaaagtatatcgcgtattgctaacagtaccaccatctagcgtagatgccgacagagcgttttcgacagctggtcatttttacacaaaattacttttcaggcttaatgacagtacaattgatgattatgttgtttaagatcacatttcaaaaatttgtaatagtatcttagactgaatagtgatacactttttttgtgatttaaataaataagatatttctttacttttttgtgattatatactgttataatttataacttacaaattattttttgtgatatttacactctctaacaaaactggcaaataaaacaaaggaacgcctgtgttttcttttttttctaaaatttctgataccggtattaaaaccggtatcccggtattaagatttaaaaaataccgaataccggtattgaaattttggtccggtattgcactCCCTaggtacaatattgtatgacactGGACAATATTCGCatt is part of the Argiope bruennichi chromosome 10, qqArgBrue1.1, whole genome shotgun sequence genome and harbors:
- the LOC129988229 gene encoding oocyte zinc finger protein XlCOF19-like isoform X1, giving the protein MMETSIESDKKDLISDKCSKESHTDENVQILTRADDKFLTCDICNKVFPKRWSFKRHLRSHSTEKPYSCIVCKKNFSWKVHLMQHNQIHLNEKYTCVLCNKEFAQKSNLTKHYRTHTNEKPYVCDVCNKSFSQKSYFTKHYRIHTNEKPYPCDVCNKSFSQKCNLTEHYRTHTNEKPYSCDACNKFFSTKSALNRHLVIHTNEKPYSCDVCTKRFPERYLLNIHYKIHVKAYSCDVCGKSFSEKHFLNGHYRTHTGEKPYSCDVCNKQFSQIGNLNVHYRAHTKDKPYSCHLCSRKFSRTNSLNKHLHTHIKKKSFN
- the LOC129987672 gene encoding gastrula zinc finger protein XlCGF57.1-like, with translation METPIEPNETYLISDLCVTAFGTDTNEQMPVSVHQTNFSCDICGKVFSEESSFHYHFRTHINKKSYTCDVCRKNFARKCDLNKHFITHTNVKPYSCDICCKNFSRKSHLKEHCRIHINERPYICEICNKKFSQKSVLNAHFLIHTNEKHYSCHICSKKFSRKQFLNKHYRTHTNEKPYSCDVCRKGFSQKSNLNTHLLIHRNEKPFSCDVCRKEFSQKRYLNEHYRNHTNEKRFSCDICHKEFSHQSHFDQHFRIHTKEKPFVCVICEKAFALKSNLNKHCQTVSRLMMETSIESDKKDLISDKCSKESHTDENVQILTRTDDKFLTCDICNKVFPKRWSFKRHLRSHSTEKPYSCIVCKKNFSWKVHLMQHNQIHLNEKYTCVLCNKEFAQKSSLTKHYRTHTNEKPYVCDVCNKSFSQKSYFTKHYRIHTNEKPYSCDVCSKSYSQKYNLTEHYRTHTNEKPYSCDACNKFFSTKSALNRHLVIHTNEKPYSCDACNKCFSTKNALNRHLVIHTNEKPYSCDVCTKRFPERYLLNIHYKIHVKAYSCDVCGKSFSAKIFLNGHYRTHTGEKPYSCDVCNKQFSQIGNLNVHYRAHTKEKPYSCHVCSRKFSRTYSLNRHLHTHLKKKSFN
- the LOC129988229 gene encoding uncharacterized protein LOC129988229 isoform X2; the encoded protein is MESSSHLRDAVRRKRPDLWMTKNWQLHRDNALAHSSHLIQTFFAEHGIPVISQPPYSPDMAPCEFWLFPKLMIPERIPF